One Candidatus Sulfurimonas baltica DNA segment encodes these proteins:
- a CDS encoding WD40 repeat domain-containing protein: MNKIILIGILLTSLFGADIKQPIGHFISSGNVVDLVYKEGKVYSGTDAGTVDIFDFKSKKLLKQIKLEQIKDFIGDDVDSKVFSVDIIDDKILILSQTKQGYRRVHIHQNNKTELLIDFSKALTIAKAKFLNKSTILLGLLSSELISYDMTTAKQNWSIQVSGAKFSDFCLNEEKSEVVVADESGNLKMHSTKNGKFIRVLEGQNLDNVFQVDYKNKIIATAGQDRRVVIYDVQSNLAYYKQSNFLVYSVGLSPSGNRVAYASDENNNVTLFDTTTKSTLGIFGGNKITLSNIVFIDENSFLVSSNDKIINLYSVNKSGARDGL, translated from the coding sequence GTGAATAAAATCATACTTATAGGTATTTTGCTGACATCTCTGTTTGGAGCAGACATAAAACAGCCTATTGGACACTTTATCTCCAGTGGCAATGTTGTTGATTTGGTATATAAAGAGGGCAAAGTTTACAGTGGCACAGATGCTGGGACGGTTGATATATTTGATTTTAAAAGTAAAAAACTTCTAAAGCAAATAAAACTAGAGCAGATAAAAGATTTTATAGGTGATGATGTTGATTCTAAAGTTTTTTCTGTTGATATTATTGATGATAAAATACTTATTCTTTCACAAACAAAACAAGGGTACAGAAGAGTCCATATTCATCAAAACAACAAAACAGAGCTTTTAATTGATTTTTCAAAAGCTCTCACTATTGCAAAAGCTAAGTTTTTAAATAAAAGCACAATTTTATTGGGACTCCTTAGTAGTGAACTTATTTCATATGATATGACAACTGCTAAGCAAAACTGGTCCATTCAAGTAAGTGGCGCTAAGTTCTCTGACTTTTGTTTAAACGAAGAGAAGAGTGAAGTAGTAGTTGCAGATGAGAGCGGTAATCTAAAGATGCACAGCACAAAAAATGGCAAATTTATAAGAGTTCTGGAGGGACAAAATCTAGATAATGTTTTTCAGGTTGATTATAAAAATAAAATTATCGCTACAGCAGGTCAAGATAGAAGGGTTGTAATATATGATGTACAATCAAACCTGGCATACTATAAACAGTCAAATTTTTTAGTGTACAGTGTTGGTCTGTCACCAAGTGGCAACAGAGTGGCTTATGCCAGTGATGAAAACAACAATGTAACTCTATTTGACACTACGACTAAATCTACGTTAGGGATATTTGGCGGAAATAAAATCACACTATCAAATATTGTGTTTATAGACGAGAATAGTTTTTTAGTCTCCAGTAATGACAAAATCATTAATCTATACAGTGTAAATAAATCAGGAGCAAGAGATGGATTATAA
- a CDS encoding ferredoxin-type protein NapF codes for MNKRRELFSSLVSSLNTKNKQEKLIRPPYFGDESLFHNECSKCDAKCATVCEEEIIKIADDRTPYLNFSLSGCTYCDECAKACEFGVLHVEDKKPINIHVTINKSTCLSWNHTMCFSCKDPCLDNAIDFKAMFMPEINSNCTSCGFCISKCPTNAIDIKVR; via the coding sequence ATGAACAAAAGAAGAGAGCTTTTTAGCTCTCTTGTTTCTTCTTTAAATACAAAGAACAAGCAAGAGAAGCTTATAAGACCGCCTTACTTTGGTGATGAATCTCTTTTTCATAATGAGTGTAGCAAATGTGACGCAAAATGCGCCACTGTTTGTGAAGAAGAAATAATAAAAATTGCAGATGACAGAACTCCATACTTAAACTTCTCTTTGAGCGGATGTACCTACTGTGATGAGTGTGCAAAAGCTTGTGAGTTTGGAGTTCTACATGTAGAAGATAAAAAGCCAATTAATATACATGTAACTATTAATAAAAGTACATGTCTTAGTTGGAATCATACTATGTGTTTTTCTTGCAAAGACCCATGTTTAGACAACGCCATAGATTTCAAGGCAATGTTTATGCCTGAAATTAATTCAAATTGTACATCTTGTGGATTTTGTATAAGTAAATGTCCGACAAATGCTATAGATATAAAGGTGCGGTAG
- a CDS encoding nitrate reductase cytochrome c-type subunit — protein sequence MKTIRNITIGLVATTLLIVGCADKATPAGDTKTVKAVTEESLGLRKTDIYSEESTAASKTEYRTEMAGASAKITRAFQDAPPMIPHGTDGMLPIKISDNQCTGCHMPDVASSMGATPIPVSHFTDFRPKHGVVDGVFKKAVDNYKNEVAIKKTDKLQGSRFNCTLCHAPQSQGNLAVENTFEAKYTSKDGANLSTWSGSNLTDGLNTIKDGENFVTESDIANKDSAAGYLNEH from the coding sequence ATGAAAACAATAAGAAACATAACGATTGGTTTAGTTGCTACTACACTACTGATAGTTGGTTGTGCAGATAAAGCCACTCCAGCAGGTGATACTAAAACAGTTAAAGCTGTAACTGAGGAGTCTTTAGGTCTTAGAAAGACTGATATTTACAGCGAGGAGAGCACTGCCGCTTCAAAAACTGAGTACAGGACAGAGATGGCCGGCGCAAGTGCTAAAATCACAAGAGCATTTCAGGATGCTCCACCAATGATTCCCCATGGCACTGATGGGATGTTGCCTATTAAAATATCTGATAACCAGTGTACAGGCTGTCACATGCCGGATGTTGCAAGTTCTATGGGCGCTACGCCAATTCCTGTATCGCACTTTACGGACTTTAGACCTAAACACGGTGTTGTAGATGGTGTATTCAAAAAAGCAGTGGACAACTACAAAAATGAAGTTGCGATTAAAAAAACAGATAAACTTCAGGGTTCAAGATTTAATTGTACTCTGTGTCATGCTCCTCAATCTCAAGGTAATTTAGCGGTTGAAAACACTTTCGAAGCTAAGTATACCTCAAAAGATGGTGCGAACTTATCTACATGGAGTGGTTCTAATCTAACTGATGGTTTAAATACCATTAAAGATGGTGAGAACTTTGTAACTGAATCAGATATTGCAAACAAAGATTCTGCTGCCGGTTATTTAAACGAGCATTAA
- a CDS encoding aminopeptidase P N-terminal domain-containing protein, with translation MITENEYKKRRDTLAKKLYSGSVGVMFSATCKSRSNDTEYPYRQNSDFYYLTGFKEDNATLVFVKEKNSVKTVLFLQKKDEQLELWSGKRLGVKEAKKRFLVDEIYTTDDFKKSIKEYLANKKYLYSDLDSKDKRVKKVLKMAKSIKTFANIVLHVQKMRLIKSASEIDIINKAVAITTAAHHRAMHSKKIGKHEFELQAEIEYEFKKNGAYSDAYTSIVASGNSANTLHYTDNNNIMIDGELVLIDAGCEYEYYASDITRTIPANGMFTQAQKELYSVILNTQLKVIEMIKPGVKRSDLQAKAEVLLTKGMVKLGILKGDYKELIKNKKHKKYYPHGIGHWMGLDVHDTAPYLDDKKKEIPLKKGMVLTIEPGLYIDKDDKNVPKEYRGIGIRIEDDILVTQNGYKNLSYGIAKTVEEIENKSKL, from the coding sequence GTGATAACAGAGAATGAATACAAAAAAAGAAGAGATACGTTAGCTAAAAAACTTTACAGTGGTTCGGTTGGTGTTATGTTTAGTGCTACATGTAAGAGCAGATCAAATGACACAGAGTATCCATATAGACAAAATAGTGACTTTTATTATCTTACAGGTTTTAAAGAAGATAACGCAACCTTAGTTTTTGTCAAAGAAAAAAATAGTGTTAAAACTGTGTTGTTTCTACAAAAAAAAGATGAACAGTTAGAGCTTTGGAGTGGGAAAAGGTTAGGGGTTAAAGAGGCGAAAAAAAGATTCTTGGTTGATGAAATATATACCACTGATGACTTTAAAAAGAGTATAAAAGAGTATCTAGCAAATAAAAAATATTTATATTCTGATCTAGATTCTAAAGACAAAAGGGTAAAAAAGGTTTTGAAGATGGCAAAAAGTATTAAAACTTTTGCCAATATAGTTTTACATGTACAAAAGATGAGACTAATAAAGTCTGCTTCTGAAATAGATATAATAAACAAAGCAGTAGCTATAACAACAGCGGCTCATCATCGGGCAATGCATAGCAAAAAAATAGGTAAACATGAGTTTGAACTTCAGGCAGAGATAGAGTATGAATTTAAAAAAAATGGAGCATACAGCGACGCCTATACATCTATTGTAGCATCTGGAAACAGTGCTAATACTCTTCATTACACCGATAATAATAACATTATGATTGACGGGGAGCTTGTATTAATAGATGCAGGCTGTGAGTATGAATATTATGCCAGTGACATAACTAGAACCATCCCTGCAAATGGCATGTTTACACAAGCACAAAAAGAGTTATATAGTGTAATTTTGAATACTCAGCTTAAAGTAATAGAGATGATTAAACCAGGCGTGAAGCGAAGTGATTTACAAGCTAAAGCGGAGGTACTGTTAACAAAAGGGATGGTTAAACTTGGTATTTTAAAGGGTGACTACAAAGAGCTAATTAAAAACAAAAAACACAAAAAATATTATCCGCATGGAATAGGTCATTGGATGGGCCTGGATGTTCACGATACGGCTCCTTACTTGGATGATAAAAAGAAAGAAATACCACTTAAAAAAGGTATGGTTTTAACAATAGAGCCTGGATTGTATATAGACAAAGATGATAAAAATGTGCCCAAAGAGTATCGAGGTATTGGGATTAGAATTGAAGATGACATTCTAGTTACTCAAAATGGATATAAAAACCTCTCCTACGGTATAGCAAAAACGGTAGAAGAGATAGAGAATAAGTCAAAACTGTAA
- a CDS encoding chaperone NapD — MNVSSIVVQTVPKYLEEVVQSLKDCEVCDYHMHDEKGRIIITIEGNGVAEELEKLRVIEEIPHVVAADMQMAYSEDELDAHMEVIANGDAVPKILNDDSARVSDITYNGDLKKKDDLITFTKKFDETKR; from the coding sequence ATGAATGTATCAAGTATAGTAGTTCAAACAGTACCAAAATATTTAGAAGAGGTTGTTCAGAGTCTAAAAGATTGTGAAGTGTGTGATTATCATATGCACGATGAAAAAGGTAGAATCATCATCACAATAGAGGGTAATGGTGTTGCTGAGGAGCTGGAAAAACTTAGAGTAATAGAAGAGATTCCACATGTAGTTGCGGCTGATATGCAAATGGCATACAGTGAAGATGAGTTAGATGCACATATGGAAGTAATTGCTAATGGTGATGCTGTTCCTAAAATACTAAATGACGATAGTGCTAGAGTATCAGATATTACATATAATGGTGATTTAAAGAAAAAAGATGATTTAATCACATTTACTAAAAAATTCGATGAAACTAAGAGATAA
- a CDS encoding PAS domain-containing protein: protein MDYNKSEFLIETEVPQDELIISRTDLNGFITYANDVFCKISGYKLEELIGKSHNIVRHPDMPSAIFKDLWETIKSKKQWTGVVKNMRKDGGYYWVEAIVSGVYNDGVLVEYKSLRTPISHAEKLKHQKLYDKIRQENGEKIRKITYQ, encoded by the coding sequence ATGGATTATAACAAAAGTGAATTTTTAATAGAGACGGAAGTTCCCCAAGATGAGCTTATTATTTCAAGAACAGATTTAAATGGATTTATTACTTATGCTAATGACGTATTTTGCAAGATTAGTGGCTATAAGCTTGAAGAGCTTATAGGAAAATCTCACAATATTGTCAGGCACCCTGATATGCCAAGTGCTATTTTCAAAGATTTATGGGAGACGATTAAAAGTAAAAAACAGTGGACCGGTGTTGTAAAGAACATGCGTAAAGATGGCGGTTACTACTGGGTTGAAGCAATTGTTTCCGGTGTTTATAATGATGGAGTTTTAGTTGAATACAAATCACTAAGAACTCCTATAAGCCACGCTGAAAAATTAAAACATCAGAAGTTATATGATAAAATTCGCCAAGAAAACGGCGAAAAAATAAGAAAAATAACATATCAATAA
- a CDS encoding ABC-type transport auxiliary lipoprotein family protein, translating to MKLIFIIASLLLLSGCTTTKPSITEYRLVSKNMSKNTKAAYSCSDKSLKVSQAFSPSMLMSLKMHYAQDENKIFFYSESEWSETPNNAITLQIYEKVRSSNLFENVQISKSRSNGELILETNIEDFMQYYTADLKKSYANVVISLTLIDSKTREVISAKTFESKVYSTTLNADGGVEALSNALEKVLQQSLEWLNGACT from the coding sequence ATGAAACTAATTTTTATAATTGCAAGTTTGCTTTTGCTCTCAGGCTGTACTACAACTAAACCATCTATTACAGAGTACAGATTAGTTAGTAAAAACATGAGTAAAAACACTAAAGCAGCGTATAGTTGCTCGGATAAATCATTAAAGGTATCACAAGCGTTTAGTCCTAGTATGCTGATGTCTTTAAAAATGCATTATGCGCAAGATGAAAATAAAATCTTTTTCTACTCTGAATCTGAGTGGAGTGAAACACCAAACAATGCGATTACTTTACAAATATATGAAAAAGTTAGGAGTAGTAATCTTTTTGAAAATGTTCAAATATCAAAATCAAGAAGTAACGGTGAGTTGATTTTGGAAACAAATATAGAAGATTTTATGCAGTACTACACAGCAGACTTAAAAAAATCATATGCCAATGTTGTAATAAGTTTAACACTTATTGATTCTAAAACTAGAGAAGTGATTTCAGCTAAAACATTTGAGTCCAAAGTTTACTCAACAACGCTTAATGCAGATGGCGGAGTTGAAGCTTTGAGCAATGCATTAGAAAAAGTTTTACAACAATCTTTAGAGTGGCTTAATGGAGCATGTACGTGA